One segment of Panicum virgatum strain AP13 chromosome 3K, P.virgatum_v5, whole genome shotgun sequence DNA contains the following:
- the LOC120700114 gene encoding patatin-like protein 3: protein MASPPADVDLGKLSYEIFSLLESKFLFGGAAGGVGSVPGTPARADSAGEDRGRVRVLAIDGCGPGPGDALLAAVALARLEAALRERAGDPGARVADFFDAAAGAGAGGVLAAMLFLRGEDGRARYTAADALAFVAASLGRSRQGGWGGEGARRSRWAALLFRRGERSPLRRVFGDATLRDTVAPLLVPCYDLATAAPFLFSRADAVESDSFDFRLRDVCAATCAGGAAAAAVRSMDGRTAIAAASGGVAAMGNPAAAAITHVLHNKQEFPLAVGVDDLLVVSIGSGCSAAAVAASATPSAGWRTPMPPRSPSPAEMVRLTAEGVADMVDQAVAMAFGHTCGRNYVRIQAASPACSGKKALSSLDAKKAVAAADGMLTQRNVEAELFRGRRLSEKSNREKLDAFAAELVKEQERRARSPGLPNVVIKQAATPRPSSATTASSATATARTTSTMPSPASQGSYGR, encoded by the exons ATGGCGTCGCCTCCGGCCGACGTGGACCTGGGCAAGCTCAGCTACGAGATCTTCTCCCTGCTCGAGAGCAAGTTCCTcttcggcggcgcggccggcggcgtcggctcCGTGCCGGgcacgccggcgcgggcggactCCGCCGGGGAGGACAGGGGCCGGGTGCGGGTGCTCGCGATCGACGGGTGCGGGCCGGGCCCCGGCGACGCGCTGCTGGCGGCGGTCGCGCTCGCGAGGCTGGAGGCCGCGCTGCGGGAGCGCGCCGGGGACCCCGGCGCGCGCGTCGCGGACTTCTtcgacgccgcggcgggcgccggcgccgggggcgtGCTGGCGGCGATGCTGTTCCTCAGGGGGGAGGACGGGCGCGCGCGGTACACGGCGGCGGACGCGCTGGCGTTCGTGGCTGCGAGCCTCGGGAGGAGCAGGCAGGGCGGgtggggcggcgagggcgcgcgcCGGAGCCGGTGGGCGGCCCTGCTGTTCCGCCGCGGGGAGCGCTCCCCGCTGCGCCGGGTGTTCGGGGACGCCACGCTCAGGGACACCGTCGCGCCGCTGCTGGTGCCCTGCTACGAcctcgccacggcggcgccgttccTCTTCTCCCGCGCCGACGCCGTCGAGAGCGACAGCTTCGACTTCCGCCTCCGCGACGTCTGCGCGGCCACCTGCGccggcggggccgccgccgccgccgtccggtcGATGGACGGGCGCACGGCCATCGCCGCGGCGTCGGGGGGCGTCGCCGCCATGGGcaaccccgccgcggccgccatcacGCACGTGCTCCACAACAAGCAGGAGTtcccgctcgccgtcggcgtcgaCGACCTCCTCGTCGTCTCCATAGGCTCCGgatgctccgccgccgccgtggccgcaagCGCCACCCCTTCCGCCGGCTGGCGGACGCCCATGCCCCctcgctcgccgtcgcccgccgAGATGGTCCGCCTCACCGCCGAGGGCGTCGCCGACATG GTCGACCAAGCAGTGGCCATGGCGTTCGGGCACACGTGCGGGCGCAACTACGTTCGTATCCAG gcggcgtcgccggcgtgcTCCGGGAAGAAGGCGCTGAGCTCGCTGGACGCGAAGAaggcggtggccgcggccgaCGGCATGCTGACGCAGCGGAACGTGGAGGCGGAGCTGttccgcgggcggcggctgtCGGAGAAGTCGAACCGGGAGAAGCTGGACGCGTTCGCGGCGGAGCTGGTGAAGGAGCAGGAGCGGCGGGCGCGCAGCCCGGGCCTGCCCAACGTGGTGATCAAGCAGGCGGCGACGCCGCGGCCGTcgtcggccaccaccgcctcctccgccaccgccaccgcccgcaccaCCTCCACCATGCCGTCCCCGGCGTCGCAGGGCTCGTACGGCCGCTAG
- the LOC120700115 gene encoding beta-1,4-mannosyl-glycoprotein 4-beta-N-acetylglucosaminyltransferase-like → MARDLPHPPVTRQKILPFKFLIPFVLILSVSVIAVTQYFQSISYLLRPLWDTPPTPFTRIPHYYAPNISMPQLCQLHGWGILPSPRRVFDAVLFSNELDILEIRYRELLPYVDRFVILEANATFTGIPKSLSFYENISSFAFAGSKIVYDMLSIGELDTDHLRHPFNVEAYHRRSLNMLIRRSGIAAGDALIMADADEIPSPETVQLLKWCDGIPPVMHLEMKNYMYSFEFPVDDNSWRASAHVFNERTLYRHSRQSNLILADSGWHCSFCFRDIKEFIFKMKAYSHTDRVKQQSFLNPDRIQKIICNGEDLFDMLPEEYTFRDLFKKMGPIPKSASAVHLPSYLIKNADKFKFLLPGGCLRSK, encoded by the coding sequence ATGGCCCGAGACTTACCCCATCCACCTGTAACCAGACAAAAAATTCTGcctttcaagttcttgataccaTTTGTTCTGATTCTTTCTGTGTCTGTTATTGCTGTCACCCAGTACTTCCAAAGTATCTCCTACCTTTTGCGCCCTCTGTGGGACACACCACCTACACCATTCACCCGCATTCCACACTACTATGCTCCCAATATCTCTATGCCCCAGCTGTGCCAGCTCCATGGCTGGGGCATCCTTCCCTCCCCACGGCGTGTGTTTGATGCCGTCCTCTTCAGTAATGAACTTGACATTCTGGAAATCCGTTACCGTGAGCTCCTTCCATATGTTGATAGGTTTGTCATCCTTGAGGCCAATGCCACCTTCACCGGTATCCCCAAGTCACTCTCTTTTTATGAAAACATCAGCAGTTTTGCATTTGCTGGATCAAAGATAGTCTATGACATGCTTTCTATCGGAGAACTGGATACTGATCATCTTAGGCACCCCTTCAATGTCGAGGCCTATCATCGTCGTTCACTTAACATGTTGATACGAAGATCAGGTATTGCTGCAGGTGATGCGCTGATCatggctgatgctgatgagatccCTAGCCCCGAGACTGTGCAATTGCTCAAGTGGTGTGATGGAATACCACCAGTCATGCACCTTGAGATGAAGAACTATATGTACTCCTTTGAATTTCCTGTGGACGACAACAGCTGGAGAGCATCGGCACATGTGTTCAATGAGCGTACATTATATCGGCACTCCCGTCAGAGCAACCTAATTCTGGCAGATTCGGGTTGGCACTGCAGTTTCTGCTTCAGGGACATCAAGGAGTTTATTTTCAAGATGAAGGCGTACAGCCACACAGACAGAGTGAAACAGCAAAGCTTCCTAAATCCAGACAGAATTCAGAAGATCATATGCAATGGGGAGGACCTGTTTGACATGCTACCTGAAGAGTACACATTCAGAGACCTCTTCAAGAAGATGGGGCCGATACCGAAGTCAGCATCTGCCGTGCATCTGCCTTCCTATTTGATCAAGAATGCAGACAAGTTCAAATTCTTACTACCTGGTGGATGCTTGAGATCAAAGTAG